ATTATCCTGGAAGTGCATAACTACTGTTAGAATAAACAAGTACTTTCGTCGATCCTCATTATCTCGAAATATTTCCTGCCGATTTACTCCCCTTACTATAACGTGATAAACTCCTGTGGAACTCCTGTTTCTGGCCCGTCTTGGCATAACGAAACTCCTTTAATTTTTTTCCTAAATTATACCATAACAGAAGGCAGTATAAGCAAGAGATTTCAATACATGTATTTCAAACATAGTCTATTATTAAATAATTAGCCAGAGGAACCGTCCCCCTGGTTGTCCTCCTGGTTACTATGGACAGTAGACTATTCCTCTTGCCCACAGGCAGTCTCCGCAGGCTGGCGAATGGCCCATACAATCAAGCTCACTGTCTACAACCAGGTCGCACCCATCCACCAAATCACAGTCTGTACAGGAGGGATAGAGATTATACTGGACCTGATATCTAAATTTCATGTATTCAGAGGATTTCCAGATTTCCTCCAGGGGCTTTTCTTTAATATTCCCATAGGATTTTTGAAAAAGTTTCTTTTTTCTATTATATACAACTTCCTGGCAGGGATGCATCAGCCTGTAACATGGACACACCTCACCATCCCATGTAATAACTGTTGTGTAGTTGTTTGTAAATCTGCAGGCTCTATCTGTCTTTAAGTTAGTATTTGGAAGCACAACATTTATTCCACTTGCCAGCCCAATATTTGCAGATCTACGAAAAATTGTTTCTGTATCTCTTGTAAGGCCATTTTCATAGAGTATCTCGGCAGCATTTTCCATTTCAACTGGCATCATGTGAGTTACATATATTGTGGAGACCCCAACCTCTGCAGCAATTTTTACCACCTGTGGTAGAGTTGCTATGTTTGACTTCATGGCAACAAATTCCCATGATAATCTTGGGTAAATGGTGTTTTTTTGCTTTTTAAGGTTGGTGAGATATTTTTGCTTTTCTAGAATAGGAGTAAGTTCTATGTGCCTTATGTCTTTAAAGCCCTGGTCCAGGCTGCTGTCAACTGAAACTATTATTTCTAAAGCCTTTTCTTTTACCAGCAGTTCTGCAATCTCTTTTTCCAGGAGGGTCCCATTTGTTGTTATGGTAAGGGGATACTTGCTGCTGAACAGCTTTACAATTTCAATGAATTGGGGGTGGTATGTAGGCTCACCTATCCCACCAAGCACAACCCTCTCAAGCTTTGGAAAAGCCGTTAGCTGCTCAATTATTTTTTCTATCTGCTCCATGGGCATGTATCCCAGTTCATGGCTCCACACCTGTCTGTAACACATTTTGCACTGCAAATTACAATGATTAGTTATTTCCAAATATAGTTTTCTAATATTATTTTGAGGTTTTAATAAAACCTCAAATTCCTCACCTTGAACAAAACTATGTATCAACCTTTAGCACCTGCCCATCTAATTTTTAACAAGCAAAATTTTTAATGACTAGCCAGCAGAACCGTCCCCCTGGTTGTTTGGTTATTAAGAGAACTTCCCTGAACAAGGGAAGTTCTCTCTTGAAATAATACATTTGTTTATTTAGACCTAGCTCACCTTAAATGCAGGAAGCTTCTCACCCACTAAGCCAAGCTCAGCAAGCTTCTCCTCTGTTGGCAGTCCATCCTCATCCCAGCCTCTTACCTGATAGTACTCTGGCAGCAGCTCTGATAAGCGGTGAACATGACCCTTTGAGGGCCCATCTGGAATTGGATCCTTTAATAGCCGTGATGGCAGTGTATCATCAGCCTTTGTATATCCACTTGCGAGGTTGTAAATTCTTTCCACATTCCAAATTCTATCGCCAGCAGCAAGAACATCAGCTCCAGTAAATTCTGTCCCTGTTACTGCATTTAATACGTTAGCATAGTCATCTGCACCCATTGCAAAGGAAGTAAATAAGCACAGGCCGGAAGCATCAATTGACGCAGTTAGATCCTGGAATATCTTGGCCCAGGTGGCCTTTCCTTCTAGGGCAAAT
This genomic stretch from Desulfitibacter alkalitolerans DSM 16504 harbors:
- a CDS encoding tungsten cofactor oxidoreductase radical SAM maturase encodes the protein MIHSFVQGEEFEVLLKPQNNIRKLYLEITNHCNLQCKMCYRQVWSHELGYMPMEQIEKIIEQLTAFPKLERVVLGGIGEPTYHPQFIEIVKLFSSKYPLTITTNGTLLEKEIAELLVKEKALEIIVSVDSSLDQGFKDIRHIELTPILEKQKYLTNLKKQKNTIYPRLSWEFVAMKSNIATLPQVVKIAAEVGVSTIYVTHMMPVEMENAAEILYENGLTRDTETIFRRSANIGLASGINVVLPNTNLKTDRACRFTNNYTTVITWDGEVCPCYRLMHPCQEVVYNRKKKLFQKSYGNIKEKPLEEIWKSSEYMKFRYQVQYNLYPSCTDCDLVDGCDLVVDSELDCMGHSPACGDCLWARGIVYCP